The proteins below are encoded in one region of Pseudomonas putida NBRC 14164:
- a CDS encoding IS110 family RNA-guided transposase, whose product MNVCVGLDIGSRTSIVGVRKDGRPAGQWDIAQTPAGRKAAVKKLQALKPKSIVMEATGIYYLDLALELHAADLPVSVINPKSFHNFAKLMLVNSKTDSIDAQLLSEYGERMTPRLWTPPSSVQLELRALGRHINRLVGHRTRAKNELHALQATATTVSMLIEDQEEAIATLDNRIERFRKAGRELIAQCPTLNRQYKQLLAGPGMGEVSALAALAELTTLPQMLKSSQVARHAGLDVRQTQSGTSIDKPGRLGKSGNAYLRAAMYMPALTAVRCDPYAKAFYESLVSRGKKKMQAIAAVMRKYLTGIWACMRGDEPFDTAKLFSSEHLRKA is encoded by the coding sequence ATGAATGTCTGTGTGGGCCTGGATATTGGTTCTCGTACGTCGATCGTTGGGGTGCGTAAAGATGGGCGTCCCGCTGGACAGTGGGATATCGCTCAAACCCCTGCTGGTCGTAAGGCAGCGGTGAAAAAGCTGCAGGCGCTCAAGCCCAAGTCGATCGTGATGGAGGCGACCGGAATCTATTACCTGGACCTGGCCCTTGAGCTGCATGCTGCGGACCTTCCTGTTTCGGTGATCAACCCCAAGAGCTTCCATAATTTCGCCAAGCTGATGCTGGTGAACAGTAAAACTGACTCGATAGATGCTCAGTTGCTGTCCGAGTACGGTGAACGTATGACACCGCGCTTGTGGACACCGCCAAGCTCCGTACAGCTTGAGCTGAGGGCTCTTGGCCGGCACATCAATCGTCTGGTCGGGCACCGCACCAGGGCGAAGAATGAGCTGCATGCATTGCAGGCGACCGCTACGACCGTGTCGATGCTGATCGAAGATCAAGAGGAAGCGATTGCCACTTTGGACAATCGCATTGAGCGTTTCCGCAAAGCCGGACGTGAGTTGATCGCTCAGTGTCCGACGCTTAACCGGCAGTACAAGCAGTTACTAGCGGGCCCGGGAATGGGAGAAGTCTCGGCACTTGCTGCCTTGGCTGAGCTGACCACCCTTCCTCAAATGCTCAAGTCCTCTCAGGTCGCTCGTCATGCTGGTCTAGATGTTCGACAGACACAGTCGGGGACAAGCATTGATAAACCTGGTCGGCTCGGCAAAAGCGGGAATGCCTATTTACGGGCGGCCATGTACATGCCGGCGCTGACGGCGGTGCGCTGCGATCCTTACGCGAAGGCCTTTTATGAATCGCTGGTCAGCAGGGGGAAGAAAAAAATGCAAGCGATCGCCGCTGTCATGCGCAAGTACCTGACAGGCATATGGGCATGCATGCGCGGCGATGAACCATTTGATACGGCCAAGCTTTTCAGCTCTGAACACCTTAGAAAAGCTTGA
- a CDS encoding methyl-accepting chemotaxis protein: protein MGTTLRELISGIRDGVTQIASAAEELSAVTEQTSAGANSQKVETDQVATAMHEMAATVQEVARNAEQASHAATGADDEARAGDRVVGEAIGQIERLAEDMHRSTEAMNMLQQESQKIGSVMDVIKSVAEQTNLLALNAAIEAARAGEAGRGFAVVADEVRGLAQRTQKSTEEIEALIASLQDGTQQVANAMQGSRTLTDSSVELARKAGASLENITSTVSSIQSMNQQIAAAAEQQSAVAEEISRSILNVRDVSEQTAAASDETASASVELARLGGQLQTLVSQFRV from the coding sequence ATGGGCACCACGCTGCGCGAGCTGATCAGCGGCATCCGCGATGGCGTCACCCAGATTGCCAGCGCCGCCGAAGAGCTGTCGGCAGTGACCGAACAGACCAGTGCTGGCGCCAACAGCCAGAAGGTCGAGACCGACCAGGTGGCCACCGCCATGCACGAAATGGCCGCCACCGTTCAGGAAGTGGCGCGCAATGCCGAGCAGGCCTCGCATGCCGCCACCGGTGCCGACGACGAAGCCCGCGCCGGCGACCGAGTGGTAGGCGAGGCGATTGGCCAGATCGAGCGCCTGGCCGAGGACATGCACCGCTCCACCGAAGCCATGAACATGCTGCAGCAGGAAAGCCAGAAGATCGGTAGCGTGATGGACGTGATCAAGTCGGTGGCCGAACAGACCAACCTGCTGGCGCTCAATGCGGCGATCGAGGCGGCACGTGCTGGCGAGGCCGGTCGTGGTTTTGCCGTGGTCGCCGACGAAGTGCGCGGCCTGGCCCAGCGCACGCAGAAGTCCACCGAAGAAATCGAAGCGCTGATTGCCAGCCTGCAGGATGGTACCCAGCAAGTAGCGAACGCCATGCAGGGCAGCCGTACCTTGACCGACAGCAGCGTCGAACTGGCACGTAAGGCCGGGGCCTCGCTGGAGAACATCACCAGCACGGTGTCGAGCATCCAGTCGATGAACCAGCAGATTGCTGCGGCGGCGGAGCAACAGAGTGCAGTGGCGGAAGAGATCAGCCGCAGCATCCTGAATGTGCGTGATGTGTCCGAGCAAACGGCGGCGGCCAGTGACGAGACGGCGTCGGCCAGCGTTGAGCTGGCGCGGTTGGGTGGACAGTTGCAGACGCTGGTCAGCCAGTTCCGCGTCTGA
- the ypfJ gene encoding KPN_02809 family neutral zinc metallopeptidase codes for MEWRKGRRSDNVVDARGEGGNGGGGGMRFGGGKGLGLGAILLIVGIGWLTGQDPLQILGQLTGQMEQQQQQTAPSGTGAKAPPANDQQAEFVASVLGDTEDTWKALFAEAGKQYRDPKLVLFSGQVNSACGFASAAVGPFYCPADQRVYLDMSFFREMETRFAAAGDFAQAYVIAHEIGHHVQTLLGVSAKVDAARRNGQRMEGDNGLLVRQELQADCLAGVWAYQAQKRLNWLEPGDVEEALNAANAIGDDRLQQQGRGRVVPDSFTHGTSAQRVRWFKAGFAQGEVNSCDTFSARSL; via the coding sequence ATGGAATGGCGAAAAGGCCGACGCAGCGACAACGTGGTCGATGCCCGAGGCGAAGGTGGCAATGGCGGCGGCGGTGGCATGCGTTTCGGCGGCGGCAAAGGGCTGGGGCTCGGGGCGATTCTGCTGATCGTTGGCATCGGCTGGCTCACCGGGCAGGACCCGTTGCAGATTCTTGGCCAGCTCACCGGCCAGATGGAACAGCAGCAACAGCAAACGGCACCCAGTGGCACAGGCGCCAAGGCGCCACCGGCCAACGACCAGCAGGCGGAGTTCGTTGCCTCGGTGCTGGGCGATACCGAGGACACTTGGAAAGCGCTGTTTGCCGAAGCCGGCAAGCAATACCGCGACCCCAAGCTGGTGCTGTTCAGTGGCCAGGTCAATTCGGCCTGTGGCTTTGCTTCGGCGGCGGTGGGGCCGTTCTACTGCCCGGCTGACCAACGGGTGTACCTGGACATGTCGTTCTTCCGCGAAATGGAAACCCGCTTCGCTGCGGCGGGCGACTTCGCCCAGGCCTACGTGATCGCCCACGAAATCGGCCACCACGTACAGACCCTGCTGGGAGTTTCGGCCAAGGTCGATGCCGCACGCCGCAACGGCCAGCGCATGGAGGGCGACAACGGCCTGTTGGTGCGCCAGGAACTTCAGGCCGACTGCCTGGCCGGCGTGTGGGCCTACCAGGCGCAAAAGCGCCTGAACTGGCTGGAACCGGGTGACGTCGAGGAAGCGCTGAACGCCGCCAACGCCATTGGCGATGACCGCCTGCAGCAGCAAGGCCGCGGGCGCGTGGTGCCGGACTCGTTCACCCATGGCACCTCGGCACAGCGGGTGCGCTGGTTCAAGGCCGGGTTTGCCCAAGGTGAGGTGAACAGCTGCGATACCTTCAGCGCACGCAGCCTCTGA
- the pcaH gene encoding protocatechuate 3,4-dioxygenase subunit beta: MPAQDNSRFVIRDRNWHPKALTPDYKTSIARSPRQALVSIPQSISETTGPNFSHLGFGAHDHDLLLNFNNGGLPIGERIIVAGRVVDQYGKPVPNTLVEMWQANAGGRYRHKNDRYLAPLDPNFGGVGRCLTDSDGYYSFRTIKPGPYPWRNGPNDWRPAHIHFGISGPSIATKLITQLYFEGDPLIPMCPIVKSIANPEAVQQLIAKLDMSNANPMDCLAYRFDIVLRGQRKTHFENC; the protein is encoded by the coding sequence ATGCCCGCACAGGACAACAGCCGCTTCGTGATCCGTGATCGCAACTGGCACCCCAAAGCCCTTACGCCTGACTACAAAACGTCCATTGCCCGCTCGCCGCGTCAGGCACTGGTCAGCATTCCACAGTCGATCAGCGAAACCACTGGTCCGAACTTCTCCCACCTGGGCTTTGGCGCCCACGACCATGACCTGTTGCTGAACTTCAACAACGGTGGCCTGCCAATCGGCGAGCGCATCATCGTTGCCGGCCGCGTGGTCGACCAGTACGGCAAGCCTGTGCCGAACACCCTGGTGGAGATGTGGCAAGCCAACGCCGGTGGCCGCTATCGGCACAAGAACGACCGTTACCTGGCACCGCTGGACCCGAACTTTGGTGGTGTCGGCCGTTGCCTGACCGACAGTGACGGCTATTACAGCTTCCGCACCATCAAGCCGGGCCCGTACCCATGGCGCAACGGCCCGAACGACTGGCGCCCGGCGCACATTCACTTCGGCATCAGCGGCCCGTCGATTGCCACCAAGCTGATCACCCAGCTGTATTTCGAGGGTGACCCGCTGATCCCGATGTGCCCGATCGTCAAGTCGATCGCCAATCCTGAAGCTGTACAGCAGTTGATCGCCAAGCTCGACATGAGCAACGCCAACCCGATGGACTGCCTGGCCTACCGCTTTGACATCGTGCTGCGCGGCCAGCGCAAGACCCACTTCGAAAACTGCTGA
- the pcaG gene encoding protocatechuate 3,4-dioxygenase subunit alpha translates to MPIELLPETPSQTAGPYVHIGLALEAAGNPTRDQEIWNRLAKPDAPGEHILLLGQVYDGNGHLVRDSFLEVWQADANGEYQDAYNLENAFNSFGRTATTFDAGEWTLHTVKPGVVNNAAGVPMAPHINISLFARGINIHLHTRLYFDDEAQANAKCPVLNLIEQPQRRETLIAKRCEVDGKTAYRFDIRIQGEGETVFFDF, encoded by the coding sequence ATGCCAATCGAACTGCTGCCGGAAACCCCTTCGCAGACCGCCGGCCCCTACGTGCACATCGGCCTGGCCCTGGAAGCGGCCGGCAACCCGACCCGCGATCAGGAAATCTGGAACCGCCTGGCCAAGCCAGACGCGCCAGGCGAGCACATCCTGCTGCTCGGCCAGGTCTATGACGGTAACGGCCACCTGGTGCGCGACTCGTTCCTGGAAGTGTGGCAGGCCGACGCCAATGGCGAGTACCAGGATGCCTACAACCTGGAAAACGCCTTCAACAGCTTTGGCCGCACCGCTACCACCTTCGATGCCGGTGAATGGACCCTGCACACGGTCAAGCCGGGTGTGGTGAATAACGCGGCTGGTGTACCGATGGCGCCGCACATCAACATCAGCCTGTTTGCCCGTGGTATCAACATCCACCTGCACACGCGCCTGTATTTCGATGACGAAGCCCAGGCCAACGCCAAGTGCCCGGTGCTCAACCTGATCGAGCAGCCACAGCGGCGTGAAACCTTGATTGCCAAGCGTTGCGAAGTGGACGGGAAGACGGCGTATCGCTTTGATATCCGTATCCAGGGGGAAGGCGAGACGGTGTTCTTCGACTTCTGA
- a CDS encoding cupin domain-containing protein has protein sequence MKALQAIIAGVALTTLAVGINAAEKTVSVPDSAALKWQDVPNTNGAISYANVEGDIFGKGPYSAYVKFRKGTDNGLHQHSQALPTVVLKGTFYAVIDGKRTEFSAGSYYRLPADLVHESGCTAAADCLLFQYQADAFDLKPVNG, from the coding sequence ATGAAGGCATTGCAGGCAATCATTGCGGGCGTGGCGCTCACCACCCTGGCCGTTGGCATCAACGCAGCAGAAAAAACCGTGTCAGTACCCGATAGCGCAGCATTGAAGTGGCAGGACGTACCCAACACCAACGGCGCAATCAGCTACGCCAACGTTGAGGGGGACATTTTCGGCAAGGGGCCTTACTCGGCCTATGTGAAATTCAGGAAAGGGACCGACAACGGCCTGCACCAGCACAGCCAGGCACTGCCGACCGTGGTGCTGAAGGGTACTTTCTACGCGGTAATCGATGGCAAACGCACCGAGTTTTCAGCCGGGTCCTACTACAGGCTGCCGGCCGACCTGGTGCATGAAAGCGGATGCACTGCGGCGGCCGATTGCCTGCTGTTCCAGTACCAGGCCGATGCGTTTGACCTGAAGCCTGTGAACGGCTGA
- a CDS encoding LysR family transcriptional regulator — protein MDQLNAMQAFRRVVDLGSFSAAASQAGLSHTVLSRQVKQLERQLGTQLLTRTTRRLHLTEAGTLFYRHCVQILEQMQAMTLELSEHQQQPTGTLRLGVATAFGELELGRWLPDFVERHPQLQVELNCSDRFIDLLEEQIDVCLRITDHLPDSSLVARLLAHSEVLLVAAPRYLERHGTPTSLDTLVDHPLLGYSNLPHPQRLYLTNPEGEQRDILMPRRLSANSPMALRAAAIGGLGIASFDRFIVHDALLDGRLVPVLQDWKLPPRNLYAVYPQSRYLAPKVRALLDYAQTYYAQPRWQA, from the coding sequence ATGGACCAGTTGAACGCCATGCAGGCCTTTCGCCGGGTCGTCGACCTCGGCAGCTTCAGTGCCGCCGCCAGTCAGGCAGGCCTGTCCCACACCGTGCTGTCACGCCAGGTGAAACAGCTGGAACGCCAACTGGGCACGCAACTGCTCACCCGCACCACCCGCCGCCTGCACCTGACCGAAGCAGGAACACTCTTCTACCGCCACTGCGTGCAGATCCTCGAACAGATGCAGGCAATGACCCTGGAGCTTTCAGAGCATCAGCAGCAACCCACGGGTACCCTGCGCCTGGGCGTGGCAACTGCGTTCGGCGAACTTGAACTGGGGCGCTGGCTACCGGACTTCGTCGAGCGACACCCACAGCTGCAGGTCGAGCTCAATTGCAGCGATCGCTTCATTGACCTGCTGGAAGAGCAAATCGATGTCTGCCTTCGGATTACCGATCATCTGCCCGACTCCAGCCTGGTAGCCCGCCTGCTGGCCCACAGCGAGGTGCTACTGGTGGCCGCACCTCGCTACCTGGAACGCCACGGCACGCCAACTTCCCTCGACACACTGGTTGATCATCCCCTGCTCGGCTACAGCAACCTGCCTCACCCACAGCGTCTGTATCTGACCAACCCAGAGGGTGAACAGCGCGATATCCTGATGCCCCGGCGCCTAAGTGCCAACTCGCCGATGGCCCTGCGCGCTGCTGCCATTGGCGGGCTGGGCATTGCCAGCTTTGATCGTTTTATCGTGCATGACGCCTTGCTGGACGGGCGCCTGGTGCCGGTGCTCCAAGACTGGAAACTGCCCCCACGCAACCTGTATGCGGTGTACCCGCAAAGCCGTTACCTGGCGCCCAAAGTGCGGGCGTTGCTGGATTATGCGCAAACCTACTACGCGCAGCCGAGGTGGCAGGCCTGA
- the trmA gene encoding tRNA (uridine(54)-C5)-methyltransferase TrmA, translating to MSAAFDPSSYATQLDAKVARLRELLAPFGAPEPAVFDSPREHYRLRAEFRLWREDGQRHYAMFAPGDKHKAILIEDFPIASQRINALMPRLKAAWQASEELGNRLFQVEFLTTLAGDAMITMCYHRPLDEAWEAEARQLAEALGVSVIGRSKGKRLVIGRDYAVEKLDVAGRVFSYRQPEGAFTQPNGAVNQKMLSWAFEAIGERQDDLLELYCGNGNFTLPLATRVRQVLATEISKTSVNAALSNLDENAVDNVRLVRLSAEELTQALNEVRPFRRLEGIDLKSYDFGTVFVDPPRAGMDPDTCELTRRFERILYISCNPETLAQNIAQLQDTHRIERCALFDQFPYTHHMESGVLLVRR from the coding sequence ATGAGTGCTGCTTTCGACCCCTCCTCCTACGCCACCCAGCTGGACGCCAAGGTGGCCCGGCTGCGCGAGCTGCTGGCGCCATTTGGCGCGCCGGAACCGGCTGTTTTCGACTCGCCGCGCGAGCACTACCGCCTGCGCGCCGAGTTCCGCCTGTGGCGCGAGGATGGCCAGCGCCACTACGCCATGTTTGCCCCGGGCGACAAGCACAAGGCGATCCTGATCGAGGATTTCCCCATCGCCAGCCAGCGCATCAATGCACTGATGCCGCGCCTGAAGGCGGCATGGCAGGCCAGCGAGGAACTGGGCAACCGCCTGTTCCAGGTGGAGTTCCTCACCACCCTGGCCGGCGATGCGATGATCACGATGTGCTACCACCGCCCACTGGACGAGGCTTGGGAAGCAGAAGCGCGGCAACTGGCTGAAGCGCTGGGCGTGAGCGTGATCGGCCGCTCCAAGGGCAAGCGCCTGGTGATCGGCCGCGACTACGCGGTGGAAAAACTCGACGTGGCTGGCCGTGTGTTCAGCTATCGCCAGCCGGAAGGCGCGTTCACCCAGCCCAACGGCGCGGTGAACCAGAAGATGCTGAGCTGGGCCTTCGAGGCCATTGGCGAGCGCCAGGACGACTTGCTGGAGCTGTACTGCGGCAACGGCAACTTCACCCTGCCGCTGGCCACCCGCGTGCGCCAGGTGCTGGCGACCGAAATCAGCAAGACCTCGGTCAATGCCGCGCTCAGCAACCTCGACGAGAACGCTGTGGATAACGTGCGCCTGGTACGCTTGTCGGCCGAAGAGCTGACCCAGGCGCTGAATGAGGTGCGGCCGTTCCGTCGCCTGGAAGGCATCGACCTGAAAAGCTATGACTTCGGCACGGTGTTTGTCGACCCGCCGCGCGCGGGGATGGACCCTGACACCTGCGAGCTGACCCGGCGTTTCGAGCGGATCCTGTACATCTCCTGCAACCCCGAGACACTGGCGCAGAACATCGCCCAGCTGCAAGATACCCACCGTATCGAACGCTGCGCGCTGTTCGACCAGTTCCCGTATACCCATCACATGGAAAGCGGCGTGTTGCTGGTCCGGCGCTGA
- a CDS encoding NCS2 family permease, translating to MLERLFQLRAHNTNVRTEILAGVTTFLAMAYILFVNPSILGETGMDKGAIFVATCLAAAIGSATMGLIANYPIALAPGMGLNAFFTYTVVLHMGHTWQVALGAVFLSAVMFFLLSIFRIREWIVNSIPLPLRSAIAAGIGLFLALIALHNAGIVVDNPATLVGMGDLKQPSVILATLGFFLIVGLESLKVRGAVLIGILAVTVASIAMGVTPFGGIVSMPPSLAPTFLQLDIAGALDVGLISVIFAFLFVDLFDNSGTLIAVAKRAGLMGKDGHMPKMGRALIADSTAAMAGSLLGTSTTTSYIESAAGVSAGGRTGLTAIVVAVLFLLALFFAPLAGSVPAFATAPALLFVAVLMASGLAEINWDDVTEAAPVVVTALAMPLTYSIANGIAFGFISWTAVKLISGRHRDLNPALVILSILFVIKLGWFNA from the coding sequence ATGCTGGAAAGGCTGTTTCAACTAAGAGCACACAACACCAACGTGCGCACCGAGATTCTCGCGGGCGTCACCACCTTCCTGGCCATGGCCTACATCCTGTTCGTCAACCCGAGCATCCTCGGCGAGACCGGCATGGACAAGGGCGCGATCTTCGTCGCCACCTGCCTGGCAGCGGCCATCGGCTCTGCGACCATGGGCCTGATTGCCAACTACCCGATCGCCCTGGCGCCGGGTATGGGCCTGAACGCGTTCTTCACCTACACCGTGGTGCTGCACATGGGCCACACCTGGCAAGTGGCGCTGGGCGCGGTGTTCCTGTCGGCGGTGATGTTCTTCCTGTTGTCGATCTTCCGCATCCGCGAATGGATCGTGAACAGCATCCCGCTGCCGCTGCGTTCGGCTATTGCCGCCGGCATCGGTCTGTTCCTGGCATTGATCGCCCTGCATAACGCCGGCATCGTCGTTGATAACCCGGCCACCTTGGTGGGCATGGGCGACCTCAAGCAGCCGTCGGTGATTCTCGCCACCCTGGGCTTCTTCCTGATCGTCGGCCTTGAGTCGCTGAAGGTGCGCGGCGCGGTGTTGATCGGCATCCTCGCCGTCACCGTCGCGTCGATCGCGATGGGCGTCACGCCGTTCGGCGGTATCGTGTCGATGCCACCTTCGCTGGCACCTACCTTCCTGCAACTGGACATCGCCGGAGCCCTCGATGTAGGCCTGATCAGCGTGATCTTCGCGTTCCTGTTCGTCGACCTGTTCGACAACTCCGGCACCCTGATCGCCGTGGCCAAGCGCGCCGGCCTGATGGGCAAGGACGGCCACATGCCGAAGATGGGCCGCGCCCTGATCGCCGACAGCACCGCCGCCATGGCCGGTTCCCTGCTGGGCACCTCGACCACCACCAGCTACATCGAGTCCGCTGCGGGCGTGAGCGCCGGTGGCCGCACCGGCCTGACTGCCATCGTGGTTGCCGTGCTGTTCCTGCTGGCGCTGTTCTTCGCCCCCCTGGCCGGTAGCGTGCCGGCGTTCGCCACCGCGCCGGCGCTGCTGTTCGTCGCCGTGCTGATGGCCTCTGGCCTGGCAGAAATAAACTGGGACGACGTCACCGAAGCCGCACCTGTGGTGGTGACCGCCCTGGCCATGCCGCTGACCTACTCGATCGCCAACGGCATCGCCTTCGGCTTCATTTCCTGGACCGCCGTCAAGCTGATCTCCGGCCGCCACCGCGACCTGAACCCGGCCCTGGTGATCCTTTCCATCCTGTTCGTCATCAAGCTGGGCTGGTTCAACGCATGA
- a CDS encoding MFS transporter: MSDSAPQLLRHHRPFLAFWLARVFTASGFQMLTVAIGWHLYQLTGNVLDLGLVGLVEFAPRVLFMLHTGHVADRYDRRKVAALCQSLQGLIALALAVGSATDNVTRELIFALAFLLGATRSFEMPATQALLPNVVPPGLFPRAVAASASATQSATIVAPAVGGFLYAFGSLWVYGPTVALYAIACVLTLSLQARGQVVQRGRASIESLLAGIRFIRSRPDILGAISLDLFAVLLGGATALLPVFAKDILLTGPLGLGLLRSAPAVGALAMSLWLARFPFERNVGRTMFTAVGVFGVATIAFGLSTSFWFSLAVLVVLGAADMISMVIRSSFVQLETPDEMRGRVSAVNGLFIGASNQLGEFESGVTAHWFGTVPAVVMGGVGTLVVTGLWIKMFPTLAKRDRLHNG, from the coding sequence ATGTCCGATTCCGCACCGCAGTTGTTGCGTCACCACCGCCCCTTCCTGGCCTTCTGGCTGGCCCGTGTATTCACCGCCAGTGGCTTCCAGATGCTCACCGTGGCCATTGGCTGGCACCTCTACCAGTTGACCGGCAATGTGCTGGACCTGGGCCTGGTCGGCCTGGTCGAGTTCGCCCCGCGAGTGCTGTTCATGCTGCACACCGGGCATGTGGCCGACCGCTATGACCGGCGCAAGGTTGCCGCCCTGTGCCAGAGCCTGCAGGGGCTGATCGCCCTGGCGCTGGCGGTGGGCAGCGCCACCGACAACGTCACCCGCGAGCTGATCTTCGCCCTCGCCTTCCTGCTGGGCGCCACGCGTTCGTTCGAAATGCCGGCGACCCAGGCGCTGTTACCCAACGTGGTGCCGCCCGGGCTGTTCCCGCGGGCGGTGGCGGCTTCGGCTTCGGCTACCCAGTCGGCAACCATCGTGGCGCCGGCGGTGGGCGGCTTCCTGTATGCCTTTGGCAGCCTCTGGGTGTATGGCCCCACCGTGGCCCTGTATGCCATCGCCTGCGTGCTCACCCTGAGCCTGCAGGCGCGCGGCCAGGTGGTGCAGCGCGGGCGTGCCAGCATCGAATCGCTGCTGGCCGGCATTCGCTTCATTCGCAGTCGTCCCGACATCCTCGGCGCCATTTCGCTGGACCTGTTCGCCGTACTGCTGGGTGGGGCCACCGCGCTGCTGCCGGTGTTCGCCAAGGACATCCTGCTGACCGGCCCACTGGGCCTGGGCCTGCTGCGCTCGGCGCCAGCGGTGGGGGCGTTAGCCATGTCGCTCTGGCTGGCACGCTTCCCGTTCGAGCGCAACGTCGGGCGAACCATGTTCACCGCAGTCGGCGTGTTCGGCGTGGCCACCATCGCCTTCGGCCTGTCGACCTCGTTCTGGTTCTCGCTGGCGGTGCTGGTGGTGCTGGGCGCGGCGGACATGATCAGCATGGTCATTCGCAGTTCGTTCGTGCAACTGGAAACCCCGGACGAAATGCGCGGGCGCGTGAGCGCGGTCAACGGCTTGTTCATTGGTGCCTCGAACCAGCTCGGCGAGTTCGAATCGGGGGTGACGGCGCACTGGTTTGGCACAGTGCCGGCGGTGGTGATGGGCGGGGTGGGCACACTGGTGGTGACGGGGCTGTGGATAAAAATGTTCCCGACACTGGCCAAGCGGGACCGGTTGCATAACGGTTGA
- a CDS encoding cytochrome ubiquinol oxidase subunit I, giving the protein MFGIEALELARMQFAFTVSFHILFPAITIGLASYLAVLEGLWLRTHQQVYRDLYHFWSKIFAVNFGMGVVSGLVMAYQFGTNWSRFSDFAGAVTGPLLTYEVLTAFFLEAGFLGVMLFGWNRVGRGLHFFSTVMVAIGTLVSTFWILASNSWMQTPQGHEIIDGRVVPVDWFAVVFNPSFPYRLMHMATAAFVSTAFFVGASAAWHLLRGRDNPAVRKMLSMAMWMALIVAPIQAVIGDFHGLNTLKHQPVKIAAIEGHWENVPGEPTPLILFGIPDMKAETTRFKVEIPALGSLILTHSLDKQVPAMKEFPREDRPNSTIVFWSFRIMVGLGLLMIFVGLWSLWLRKRGTLYTSRPFLYVALWMGPSGLIALLAGWFTTEIGRQPWVVYGLMRTADGVSNHSYAQLGFTLVAFVVVYFALFGTGLGYMMRLVRKGPQTGEGDEHTPGGPGQKRTPARPLSAADDGHEAKTASLSKED; this is encoded by the coding sequence ATGTTCGGAATAGAGGCCTTAGAGCTCGCCCGAATGCAGTTTGCCTTTACCGTTTCGTTCCACATCCTGTTCCCGGCCATCACCATTGGCCTGGCGAGCTACCTGGCAGTCCTCGAAGGCCTCTGGCTGCGGACCCACCAGCAGGTCTACCGTGACCTCTATCATTTCTGGTCAAAGATATTTGCCGTCAACTTCGGCATGGGCGTGGTCTCGGGCCTGGTCATGGCCTACCAGTTCGGTACCAACTGGAGCCGCTTCTCCGACTTTGCTGGCGCCGTCACCGGCCCGCTGCTCACCTACGAAGTACTCACTGCCTTCTTCCTTGAAGCCGGTTTCCTCGGCGTCATGCTGTTCGGCTGGAACCGTGTCGGCCGCGGCCTGCACTTCTTCTCCACGGTGATGGTGGCAATCGGTACGCTGGTTTCCACGTTCTGGATCCTGGCCTCCAACAGCTGGATGCAGACCCCACAAGGCCACGAAATCATCGATGGCCGGGTGGTGCCGGTGGACTGGTTTGCGGTGGTGTTCAACCCATCGTTCCCCTACCGGCTGATGCACATGGCCACGGCCGCGTTCGTTTCCACGGCGTTCTTCGTTGGCGCCTCGGCGGCCTGGCACCTGCTGCGCGGGCGTGACAACCCGGCGGTACGCAAGATGCTGTCCATGGCCATGTGGATGGCGTTGATCGTTGCCCCGATCCAGGCGGTGATCGGCGACTTCCACGGCCTCAATACGCTCAAGCACCAGCCGGTGAAAATCGCGGCAATCGAAGGCCACTGGGAGAATGTGCCTGGCGAGCCGACGCCGCTGATCCTGTTCGGTATCCCCGACATGAAGGCCGAGACTACGCGCTTCAAGGTCGAGATCCCGGCGCTCGGCAGCCTGATCCTGACTCACAGCCTGGACAAGCAGGTGCCGGCGATGAAGGAATTCCCGCGTGAGGACCGGCCTAACTCGACCATTGTCTTCTGGTCGTTCCGAATCATGGTCGGGCTGGGCTTGCTGATGATCTTCGTTGGCCTTTGGAGCCTCTGGCTGCGCAAGCGCGGCACGCTCTACACCTCGCGCCCGTTCCTGTATGTGGCGCTATGGATGGGGCCTTCGGGGCTGATTGCGTTGCTGGCCGGCTGGTTCACCACCGAGATTGGCCGCCAGCCCTGGGTGGTGTATGGCCTGATGCGCACGGCGGACGGTGTGTCCAACCACAGCTACGCCCAGCTTGGTTTCACCTTGGTGGCTTTCGTGGTGGTGTACTTCGCCCTGTTCGGCACCGGCCTTGGCTACATGATGCGCCTGGTGCGCAAAGGGCCGCAGACCGGCGAAGGCGACGAGCACACACCGGGCGGCCCTGGCCAGAAACGCACGCCGGCGCGGCCATTGTCTGCCGCCGATGATGGCCATGAGGCCAAAACTGCCAGCCTGAGCAAGGAGGACTGA